A section of the Streptomyces sp. NBC_01591 genome encodes:
- a CDS encoding glycosyltransferase family 2 protein — MVKLSVIVPFYNVQTYAPDTLRSLRANAREDFEFILVDDCSTDGTADILRRAEDEIPGVVVRRHKQNGGLATARNTGLDAARGEYLAFLDGDDWLAPGFYAELLARTEVLGCDFVRTDHVQVEGRSRTVHRVPHGRRGEVMDPRDAILPAERSTSVDYPYAWAGLYHRRLLDRGLLHFTDGLRTAEDRPWIWRLHREADSFAVLGLLGIFYRRGVASSLTQIGDVRQLDFIRSFDQVIRETAEDRDAQVLLPKAVRTYCAIISHHMSSIERFEPAVARTLKSMSAAALKRMPQQVLDDALDSMDVQRATLLRRLRRRPAAAGAKEVSAA, encoded by the coding sequence GTGGTTAAGCTCTCGGTCATCGTGCCGTTCTACAACGTGCAGACATACGCCCCCGACACCTTGAGAAGCCTGCGGGCCAACGCCCGCGAGGACTTCGAATTCATCCTGGTCGACGACTGTTCGACCGACGGGACCGCGGACATACTGCGCCGCGCCGAGGACGAGATTCCGGGGGTGGTCGTACGCAGACACAAGCAGAACGGCGGACTGGCCACCGCCCGTAACACCGGCCTGGACGCCGCGCGCGGCGAGTACCTCGCGTTCCTGGACGGGGACGACTGGCTCGCCCCCGGTTTCTACGCCGAACTCCTGGCCAGGACAGAGGTGCTGGGCTGCGACTTCGTCCGCACCGACCATGTCCAGGTCGAGGGCAGGAGCCGCACGGTGCACCGCGTCCCGCACGGCAGGCGCGGCGAGGTGATGGACCCGCGGGACGCGATCCTGCCCGCCGAGCGGTCCACCTCGGTCGACTATCCGTACGCCTGGGCCGGGCTGTACCACCGGCGGCTGCTGGACCGCGGACTGCTGCATTTCACGGACGGGCTGCGTACCGCGGAGGACCGTCCGTGGATCTGGCGGCTGCATCGCGAGGCCGATTCCTTCGCGGTGCTGGGGCTTCTCGGAATTTTCTACCGGCGCGGGGTCGCCTCTTCGCTCACGCAGATCGGCGACGTACGCCAGCTCGATTTCATTCGCTCGTTCGACCAGGTCATTCGGGAAACCGCGGAAGACCGCGACGCACAGGTACTGCTGCCGAAAGCGGTCCGTACCTATTGCGCGATCATTTCCCACCACATGAGCTCGATCGAAAGGTTCGAACCCGCCGTGGCCCGCACACTGAAGTCCATGAGTGCCGCCGCGCTCAAGCGAATGCCGCAGCAGGTGCTCGACGACGCCCTCGACTCGATGGACGTGCAGCGCGCCACCCTGCTGCGCCGGCTGCGCCGCCGCCCGGCCGCCGCGGGCGCCAAGGAGGTGTCCGCCGCGTGA